One Bradyrhizobium sp. ISRA464 genomic window carries:
- a CDS encoding histone deacetylase family protein, with the protein MTLLLTHSACLNHLTPPGHPERPDRLRAIDEVLAEDRFRALVRDQAPEGDLDSVLLCHGEHYVGELRHIAPTSGMIYVDGDTSMSPGTWEAVMRGVGGALAATDAVVTGRHQNAFVAVRPPGHHAEKSTPMGFCFFDNAAIAARHAQRKHGIARAAVVDFDVHHGNGTQDIFWADPTVMYCSTHQMPLFPGTGAIGERGEHDTIVNAPLAPEDGSARFRAAFENVILPRLQQFSPELIIISAGFDAHHRDPLASINLKADDFGWVTRKLMDIADKSAGGRVVSVLEGGYDLQGLKESVASHVGALMGG; encoded by the coding sequence ATGACACTGCTTCTGACGCATTCCGCCTGCCTCAACCATTTGACCCCTCCCGGACACCCCGAACGCCCTGATCGGCTGCGCGCGATCGACGAGGTGCTGGCCGAGGACCGCTTCAGGGCGCTGGTGCGTGACCAGGCGCCGGAAGGCGACCTGGATTCCGTGCTGCTCTGCCATGGCGAGCACTATGTCGGCGAGTTGCGCCACATCGCGCCGACCTCCGGCATGATCTATGTCGACGGCGACACCTCGATGTCGCCGGGCACCTGGGAAGCGGTGATGCGCGGCGTCGGCGGCGCGCTCGCCGCTACCGACGCCGTGGTGACGGGCCGGCATCAGAACGCCTTCGTGGCGGTGCGGCCGCCCGGCCATCACGCCGAGAAATCGACGCCGATGGGCTTCTGCTTCTTCGACAACGCCGCGATCGCCGCGCGCCACGCCCAGCGCAAGCACGGCATCGCGCGCGCCGCGGTGGTCGATTTCGACGTCCATCACGGCAACGGCACGCAGGACATCTTCTGGGCCGATCCGACCGTGATGTACTGCTCGACGCACCAGATGCCGCTGTTTCCGGGCACCGGCGCGATCGGCGAACGCGGCGAGCACGACACCATCGTCAACGCGCCGCTGGCGCCGGAAGACGGCAGCGCCAGGTTCCGCGCCGCCTTCGAGAATGTGATCCTGCCGCGGCTGCAGCAGTTCTCACCGGAACTCATCATCATCTCGGCCGGCTTCGACGCGCATCATCGCGATCCGCTGGCGTCCATCAACCTGAAGGCCGACGATTTCGGCTGGGTGACGCGCAAGCTGATGGACATCGCCGACAAGAGTGCCGGCGGCCGCGTGGTCTCGGTGCTGGAGGGCGGTTACGACCTG
- a CDS encoding bifunctional metallophosphatase/5'-nucleotidase, producing the protein MRRSRRSLLTAAVCSFVAVAAGPAPAQTAAPVDLRILGINDFHGYLRPPPGGIRITDPADNSKKIMVPAGGAERMATAVKQLREGHKNNIFVAAGDLIGASPFLSAMFHDEPTIESLSMMGLAISSVGNHEFDEGKAELLRMQNGGCHPVDQCQGPHPFTGATFHYLAASTIDKTTGKPVFPPYEIREFDGIPVAFIGLTLKNTPNLVSPAGVASLEFRDEAETVNALVPELKAKGVEAIVVLIHEGGFPTGDYNECPGISGPIVDIVKKFDCAVDVVISGHTHQAYVCEIDGRLVTSGDKYGTLVTAIDLQLDPKTHDVISAKADNTIVRLNAFKRDPEQSALLEAYDRLAAPIANRAAGAVTETLSRTPNDAGESPLGDIVADAQLLATSAEPNGGAVIAFTNPGGVRTDITRREDGAVSYADIFASQPFRNQLVTMTLTGRQLKDVLEQQWADPKRPRPLQVSKGFSYAWDAAKPDGARIIAERMSLNGKPIDPAASYRVTVNNYLAEGADGFTVFKDGTAQQFGVYDVDALYAYFKANSPVGPTAGYRIERIN; encoded by the coding sequence ATGAGACGTTCCCGCCGTTCGCTCCTCACCGCCGCCGTCTGCTCGTTTGTCGCCGTCGCGGCCGGCCCCGCGCCGGCGCAGACCGCGGCACCGGTGGATTTGCGCATTCTCGGCATCAACGATTTCCACGGCTATTTGCGGCCGCCGCCGGGCGGTATCCGCATCACCGATCCCGCCGACAACAGCAAGAAGATCATGGTGCCTGCCGGCGGCGCCGAGCGGATGGCAACCGCGGTCAAGCAGCTCCGCGAAGGGCACAAGAACAACATCTTCGTCGCGGCCGGCGACCTGATCGGCGCCAGCCCCTTCCTGTCGGCGATGTTTCACGACGAGCCGACCATCGAGTCGCTGTCGATGATGGGGCTCGCGATCTCCTCCGTCGGCAATCACGAGTTCGACGAGGGCAAGGCCGAGCTGCTGCGGATGCAGAATGGCGGCTGCCACCCGGTCGACCAGTGCCAGGGGCCGCATCCCTTCACCGGCGCCACATTCCACTATCTCGCCGCCAGCACGATCGACAAGACCACCGGCAAGCCGGTGTTTCCGCCTTACGAGATCAGGGAGTTCGACGGCATCCCGGTCGCCTTCATCGGGCTGACGCTGAAGAACACGCCGAACCTGGTGTCGCCGGCTGGCGTCGCAAGCCTCGAATTCCGCGACGAGGCCGAGACCGTCAACGCGCTGGTCCCGGAACTGAAGGCGAAGGGCGTCGAGGCCATCGTGGTCTTGATCCACGAGGGCGGCTTTCCGACCGGCGACTACAATGAATGCCCGGGCATTTCCGGGCCGATCGTCGACATCGTCAAGAAATTCGATTGCGCGGTCGACGTCGTGATCTCCGGCCACACCCATCAGGCCTACGTCTGCGAGATCGACGGGCGGCTCGTCACCTCCGGCGACAAATACGGCACGCTGGTCACCGCGATCGACCTGCAGCTCGATCCGAAGACCCATGACGTGATCAGCGCCAAGGCCGACAACACCATCGTTCGCCTCAACGCGTTCAAGCGCGATCCCGAGCAGAGCGCGCTGCTGGAAGCCTACGACCGGCTGGCGGCGCCGATCGCCAACCGCGCGGCGGGCGCGGTGACGGAAACGCTGTCGCGCACGCCGAACGACGCCGGCGAAAGCCCGCTCGGCGACATCGTCGCCGATGCGCAGCTCCTGGCGACCAGCGCGGAGCCGAACGGCGGCGCGGTGATCGCCTTCACCAATCCCGGCGGCGTGCGCACCGACATCACCAGACGCGAGGACGGCGCGGTGTCCTATGCCGACATCTTCGCGAGCCAGCCGTTCCGCAACCAGCTCGTGACCATGACGCTGACCGGCAGGCAGCTCAAGGACGTGCTGGAGCAGCAATGGGCCGATCCGAAGCGGCCGCGTCCGCTGCAGGTCTCCAAGGGCTTTTCCTATGCGTGGGATGCGGCCAAGCCGGACGGTGCGCGCATCATAGCCGAGCGGATGTCGCTCAACGGCAAGCCGATCGACCCGGCCGCGAGCTATCGCGTGACCGTGAACAATTATCTCGCCGAGGGCGCCGACGGCTTCACGGTGTTCAAGGACGGAACAGCGCAGCAGTTCGGCGTCTACGACGTCGACGCGCTCTATGCCTATTTCAAGGCCAACAGCCCGGTGGGGCCGACGGCGGGCTACCGCATCGAGCGGATCAATTGA
- a CDS encoding crotonase/enoyl-CoA hydratase family protein — translation MTAHVIVTDEAATRVIRLRRPEKKNAITHEMFRAMSEAIDTAQNDPKIRCLIVTGGSGVFTAGNDIEDLLDQSTSSGELPPASDLVKFLYSLAHNVKPIIAAVDGVAMGIGTTMLFHCDYVLASTTALFSTPFSRFGLVPEGASSLLMPRSMGHQRAFAMLVMGRTMTADDGREAGFVNTVVAPGHVEVEARKVAREICALPADAVAISRRLLRLPPEDVTRRIDQENHVFSERMRSTEAITAFKTFMSRTKD, via the coding sequence ATGACTGCGCATGTGATAGTGACCGATGAAGCCGCAACGCGCGTGATCCGGCTGCGCCGGCCCGAGAAGAAGAACGCGATCACCCACGAGATGTTTCGTGCGATGAGCGAGGCGATCGACACGGCGCAGAACGATCCGAAAATCCGCTGTCTGATCGTCACCGGCGGCTCCGGCGTGTTCACCGCGGGCAACGACATCGAGGACTTGCTCGACCAGAGTACATCCTCAGGCGAGTTGCCGCCCGCCTCCGATTTGGTCAAGTTCCTTTATTCGCTGGCCCACAACGTCAAGCCGATCATCGCCGCTGTCGACGGCGTTGCGATGGGTATCGGCACCACTATGCTGTTCCACTGCGACTACGTGCTCGCCAGCACGACCGCGCTGTTCTCGACCCCATTCTCCAGGTTCGGCCTGGTGCCGGAGGGCGCGTCCAGCCTGCTGATGCCGCGTAGCATGGGCCACCAGCGCGCGTTCGCGATGCTGGTGATGGGACGCACCATGACGGCCGACGACGGCCGTGAGGCCGGCTTCGTCAACACGGTGGTGGCGCCGGGCCATGTCGAGGTTGAGGCGCGCAAGGTGGCGCGCGAGATCTGCGCGCTGCCGGCCGACGCGGTCGCGATCTCGCGCCGGCTGCTCAGGCTTCCGCCCGAGGACGTCACCCGCCGGATCGACCAGGAGAACCATGTGTTCAGCGAGCGCATGCGCTCCACGGAAGCGATCACAGCTTTCAAGACGTTCATGTCGCGCACGAAGGATTGA
- the paoA gene encoding aldehyde dehydrogenase iron-sulfur subunit PaoA, translated as MQISGHLELSRRHLLIVGAASFAASSVATRASPAATDRTTPTGAPVMARVSFDVNGEPHQLELDTRTTLLDALREHLHLTGTKKGCDHGQCGACTVIVDGRRINSCLTLAVMHQGDEITTIEGLGSPEHMHPMQAAFVKHDGYQCGYCTPGQICSAVAVIDEIRAGIPSHVTADLNAPMRLSNAELRERMSGNICRCGAYSNIAEAIGEVAGRSA; from the coding sequence GTGCAAATTTCCGGCCATTTGGAACTATCCCGACGCCATCTGTTGATTGTGGGAGCCGCCTCGTTTGCCGCGTCGTCCGTCGCAACGCGCGCCTCCCCGGCGGCGACCGACCGAACAACCCCGACCGGAGCGCCCGTGATGGCAAGAGTGTCCTTTGACGTGAACGGCGAACCCCATCAGCTCGAGCTGGACACCAGGACCACGCTGCTCGATGCGTTACGCGAGCACCTGCATTTGACGGGCACCAAGAAGGGCTGTGATCACGGCCAGTGCGGCGCCTGCACCGTCATCGTCGACGGCCGCCGCATCAATTCGTGCCTGACGCTCGCGGTGATGCATCAGGGCGACGAGATCACCACGATCGAGGGGCTGGGCTCGCCGGAGCATATGCATCCGATGCAGGCGGCGTTCGTCAAGCATGACGGCTACCAGTGCGGCTATTGCACGCCCGGGCAAATCTGCTCGGCGGTGGCCGTGATCGACGAGATCCGGGCCGGTATCCCGAGCCATGTGACTGCTGATCTCAATGCCCCGATGCGACTGAGCAATGCCGAGCTGCGCGAGCGCATGAGCGGCAACATCTGCCGCTGCGGCGCCTATTCCAACATCGCCGAGGCGATCGGTGAGGTCGCCGGGAGGAGCGCATGA
- a CDS encoding xanthine dehydrogenase family protein subunit M, translating to MRTFSYERAASPGAAAAAAARTANAKFIAGGTNLLDLMKLEIETPAHLIDVNGLALDRIEATPDGGLRIGALVRNTDLAADGRVRRDYAVLSRALLAGASGQLRNKATTAGNLLQRTRCPYFYDSNLPCNKRKPGSGCAAIGGFSRQHAVVGASDACIATHPSDMAVAMRALDAVVETVRPDGTARMIPIAELHRLPGDHPEIETTLEPGELITAVVLPKPVGGAQAYRKVRDRASYAFALVSVAAIVQPDGSGRVALGGVAHKPWRVEAAEAELPRGARAVTARLLADAKPTQDNAFKLPLAERTLSAVLREAKG from the coding sequence ATGAGAACGTTCAGCTATGAGCGCGCGGCGTCGCCGGGCGCAGCGGCCGCGGCCGCCGCGCGAACCGCGAACGCGAAATTCATTGCCGGCGGCACCAATCTGCTCGACCTGATGAAGCTCGAGATCGAGACGCCGGCGCATCTCATCGATGTCAATGGTCTGGCGCTGGACCGGATCGAGGCGACCCCGGACGGCGGCCTGCGCATCGGCGCGCTGGTCCGCAACACGGACCTCGCGGCGGACGGCCGCGTGCGCCGCGACTACGCCGTGCTGTCGCGCGCGCTGCTGGCGGGCGCCTCCGGCCAGTTGCGCAACAAGGCGACCACCGCCGGCAATCTCCTGCAGCGGACGCGCTGCCCGTATTTCTACGACAGCAATCTGCCGTGCAACAAGCGCAAGCCCGGCAGCGGCTGCGCCGCGATCGGCGGCTTCAGCCGGCAGCACGCGGTGGTCGGTGCCAGCGATGCGTGCATCGCGACCCATCCAAGCGACATGGCGGTGGCGATGCGCGCGCTCGACGCTGTTGTGGAGACCGTGCGGCCGGACGGCACCGCGCGGATGATCCCGATCGCCGAGCTGCATCGGCTGCCGGGCGACCACCCCGAGATCGAGACCACGCTTGAGCCGGGCGAGCTGATCACCGCCGTGGTGCTGCCAAAACCGGTCGGCGGCGCGCAGGCCTATCGCAAGGTTCGCGACCGCGCGTCTTATGCGTTCGCGCTGGTGTCGGTCGCGGCGATCGTGCAGCCCGACGGCTCGGGCCGCGTTGCGCTCGGCGGCGTCGCGCACAAGCCATGGCGCGTCGAGGCGGCGGAGGCGGAATTGCCGCGTGGCGCCAGGGCCGTCACCGCGCGCCTGCTCGCCGACGCGAAGCCGACGCAGGACAACGCATTCAAGCTGCCGCTCGCCGAGCGGACGCTGTCGGCGGTGCTGCGCGAGGCCAAGGGCTAG